The Streptomyces sp. Je 1-332 genome has a window encoding:
- a CDS encoding LysR family transcriptional regulator → MLRTDIRLEWFVSFLSVIDTGSFSAAAEVVHRSQPRVSMHVAALEREAGVPLFDRNRRPVALTDAGAVLADHARVILRQLADTEAAMAVHRGAARGVVTLGSYPSASVAFVPQLLERMARTRPAIKVVLVERSTLELDGALASGEIDMCLRPMTPPPGPSVEYRPLWREDLIVVHRPDHPLAALPEPLPVTTVAGYPLITIGRLGSPTAMGFEMYRAFRERGFEPNAVQATNQPQTLISLVRSGLGIGVTNFLAVDTADARGVVARTLDVPCGRRVAVHWSGTTPLTPAARTLLREIEGSDVPRGTRRLAPEPTLPAQQG, encoded by the coding sequence ATGCTTCGCACCGACATACGCCTCGAGTGGTTCGTCTCTTTCCTCAGCGTCATCGACACCGGTAGTTTCAGCGCCGCCGCAGAAGTCGTACACCGGTCCCAGCCACGTGTGAGCATGCACGTCGCCGCCCTGGAACGGGAAGCAGGCGTACCGCTGTTCGACCGTAACCGGCGTCCCGTGGCGCTCACCGACGCCGGGGCGGTACTGGCCGACCACGCACGCGTCATCCTGCGCCAACTCGCCGACACCGAGGCGGCGATGGCGGTGCACCGGGGTGCGGCTCGCGGCGTCGTGACCCTCGGCAGTTATCCGAGCGCGAGTGTGGCGTTCGTGCCGCAGCTCCTGGAACGTATGGCGCGCACCCGCCCGGCCATCAAGGTCGTCCTGGTGGAACGCTCGACGCTGGAGCTCGACGGGGCTCTCGCCTCCGGCGAGATCGATATGTGCCTGCGCCCGATGACCCCTCCACCTGGCCCGTCGGTGGAGTACCGGCCGCTTTGGCGCGAGGACCTGATCGTCGTGCACCGCCCCGACCATCCGCTGGCCGCTCTGCCCGAGCCGCTACCCGTGACGACCGTGGCCGGGTACCCGCTGATCACCATCGGCCGCCTGGGGTCGCCCACCGCGATGGGTTTCGAGATGTACCGGGCCTTCAGGGAACGGGGTTTCGAACCGAACGCGGTGCAGGCCACCAACCAGCCGCAGACTCTCATCTCCCTGGTCCGCAGCGGTCTGGGTATCGGAGTCACCAATTTCCTGGCGGTCGACACGGCGGACGCGCGGGGCGTGGTGGCGCGCACCCTGGATGTTCCCTGCGGCCGTCGAGTCGCCGTGCACTGGAGTGGGACCACTCCGCTGACACCAGCCGCCCGAACGCTGCTCCGGGAGATCGAGGGCTCCGATGTGCCGCGGGGCACCCGACGGCTCGCGCCGGAGCCGACTCTCCCGGCACAACAGGGGTAA